In the genome of Nocardioides seonyuensis, one region contains:
- a CDS encoding flavodoxin family protein yields the protein MPRLLVVHHSPTPTVRALTDAVLAGAQDDAIEGVEVVVREALSAGADDVLSADGYLFGTTANFGYMSGALKHFFDTIFLEAGGALTDDGSAAAASGGKKPYGLWVHGRYDTTGAVRSVQSILGALPWQQAAPVLEVLGDVGETEREASYDLGATLAALLSE from the coding sequence ATGCCCCGTCTGCTGGTGGTCCACCACTCCCCCACGCCGACCGTGCGTGCACTCACTGACGCCGTCCTGGCCGGCGCGCAGGACGACGCGATCGAGGGCGTGGAGGTCGTGGTCCGCGAGGCACTGTCTGCCGGGGCGGACGACGTGCTGTCGGCGGACGGCTACCTCTTCGGAACCACCGCGAACTTCGGCTACATGTCCGGGGCGCTGAAGCACTTCTTCGACACGATCTTCCTCGAGGCCGGCGGCGCCCTCACCGACGACGGCTCGGCAGCGGCCGCGTCCGGGGGCAAGAAGCCCTACGGGCTGTGGGTCCACGGCCGGTACGACACCACCGGCGCCGTCCGATCGGTGCAGTCGATCCTCGGGGCGCTGCCCTGGCAGCAGGCCGCCCCCGTCCTCGAGGTGCTGGGCGACGTCGGCGAGACCGAGCGCGAGGCGTCGTACGACCTGGGCGCCACGCTCGCCGCCCTGCTGAGCGAGTGA
- a CDS encoding class I SAM-dependent methyltransferase, whose protein sequence is MSFDVPGEDYDRFMGRYSRPLAQELVDLVGVVPGSRALDVGCGPGALTAVLAGRLGPERVSGVDPSASFVEACRAQVPGADVRQGTAESLPFEDDSFDVAAANLVVHFMADAVAGLTEMARVTRPGCWVAATVWDLAGRRAPMAPVWDALERVAPGDPGEGHLPGGTAGELETFFVEAGLTDVVGTELAVTVTHPTFEEWWAPYLHGVGPVGEVVERLGREGRSRLEADLRQRLGAGPFDITAVAHAARGRA, encoded by the coding sequence GTGAGCTTCGATGTGCCCGGCGAGGACTACGACCGGTTCATGGGCCGCTACTCCCGGCCGCTCGCGCAGGAGCTCGTCGACCTGGTCGGGGTCGTGCCCGGGAGCCGGGCGCTCGACGTGGGCTGCGGCCCAGGGGCGCTCACTGCTGTGCTCGCAGGTCGTCTCGGCCCGGAGCGGGTGAGCGGGGTCGACCCGTCCGCCTCGTTCGTCGAGGCCTGCCGCGCGCAGGTCCCGGGGGCGGACGTGCGGCAGGGCACCGCCGAGTCCCTGCCGTTCGAAGACGACAGCTTCGACGTGGCGGCCGCCAACCTGGTCGTCCACTTCATGGCGGACGCAGTGGCGGGGCTCACCGAGATGGCCAGGGTGACGCGTCCGGGGTGCTGGGTCGCCGCCACGGTCTGGGACCTTGCGGGCCGGCGTGCGCCGATGGCGCCGGTGTGGGACGCGCTCGAGCGGGTTGCGCCGGGTGACCCCGGAGAGGGACACCTCCCGGGCGGGACGGCCGGCGAGCTCGAGACGTTCTTCGTCGAGGCCGGGCTCACCGACGTCGTCGGCACCGAGCTGGCGGTCACCGTCACCCACCCCACGTTCGAGGAGTGGTGGGCGCCCTACCTCCACGGGGTCGGGCCCGTGGGTGAGGTCGTCGAGAGACTGGGGCGCGAGGGGCGCAGCCGGCTCGAGGCCGACCTGCGGCAGCGCCTCGGCGCGGGTCCCTTCGACATCACGGCCGTGGCGCACGCGGCTCGCGGCCGTGCCTGA
- the leuA gene encoding 2-isopropylmalate synthase, with translation MITSSPAHDRNPQQPSGMPHRRYEPFLPPPLEDRTWPAQKMTKAPRWCAVDLRDGNQALIDPMNPTRKKQMFELLVRMGYKEIEVGFPAASQTDFDFVRMLIDEDLIPDDVVIQVLTQAREELIERTYESLRGAKQAIVHLYNSTSTLQRRVVFGLDEDGILDIAVRGAEICKKYEELVPGTDVFYEYSPESYTGTELEFAVRVCNAVLDVWKPTAEKPVIVNLPATVEMATPNVYADSIEWMGRHLRHREHVILSLHPHNDRGTAVAAAELGYLAGADRIEGCLFGNGERTGNVCLVTLGLNLFTQGIDPEIDFSDIDEVRRTVEYCNQLPVAERHPYGGDLVYTAFSGSHQDAIKKGFEALERDAAAAGVPVDDHVWAVPYLPIDPKDVGRTYEAVIRVNSQSGKGGVAYVLKAEHKLDLPRRAQIEFSRVIQERTDSAGGEVTPEEIWAVFRAEYLDREAPLRLNSVHTSSAAGEQDQLTVGVYVDGERHELHGLGNGPIAAFVDAIAQVGHDVRVLDYAEHALSSGGDATAAAYVECAVGDKVVWGVGLDANIVTASLKAVVSAVNRA, from the coding sequence ATGATCACCAGCAGCCCTGCACACGACCGCAACCCGCAGCAGCCCAGCGGCATGCCCCACCGGCGCTACGAGCCGTTCCTGCCCCCGCCGCTCGAGGACCGGACCTGGCCGGCGCAGAAGATGACGAAGGCGCCGCGCTGGTGCGCGGTGGACCTGCGCGACGGCAACCAGGCGCTCATCGACCCGATGAACCCCACGCGCAAGAAGCAGATGTTCGAGCTGCTGGTGCGGATGGGCTACAAGGAGATCGAGGTCGGCTTCCCGGCGGCGTCCCAGACCGACTTCGACTTCGTGCGGATGCTCATCGACGAGGACCTGATCCCCGACGACGTCGTGATCCAGGTGCTGACCCAGGCGCGTGAGGAGCTCATCGAGCGCACCTACGAGTCACTGCGAGGCGCCAAGCAGGCGATCGTCCACCTCTACAACTCCACCTCGACCCTGCAGCGGCGCGTGGTCTTCGGCCTCGACGAGGACGGCATCCTCGACATCGCCGTGCGCGGTGCAGAGATCTGCAAGAAGTACGAGGAGCTCGTCCCGGGCACCGACGTGTTCTACGAGTACAGCCCCGAGTCCTACACGGGGACCGAGCTGGAGTTCGCCGTCCGAGTCTGCAACGCAGTCCTCGACGTCTGGAAGCCCACGGCCGAGAAGCCCGTGATCGTGAACCTCCCCGCCACCGTCGAGATGGCCACCCCCAACGTCTACGCCGACTCGATCGAGTGGATGGGGCGCCACCTGCGCCACCGGGAGCACGTCATCCTGTCCCTGCACCCCCACAACGACCGAGGCACCGCGGTCGCGGCGGCCGAGCTGGGCTACCTGGCGGGGGCGGACCGCATCGAGGGCTGCCTCTTCGGCAACGGCGAGCGCACCGGCAACGTCTGCCTGGTGACGCTGGGCCTCAACCTCTTCACCCAGGGCATCGACCCTGAGATCGACTTCTCCGACATCGACGAGGTCCGCCGCACGGTGGAGTACTGCAACCAGCTCCCGGTCGCCGAGCGCCACCCCTACGGCGGCGACCTCGTCTACACCGCCTTCTCCGGCTCCCACCAGGACGCCATCAAGAAGGGCTTCGAGGCGCTGGAGCGCGACGCCGCCGCTGCCGGTGTGCCCGTCGACGACCACGTGTGGGCGGTGCCCTACCTCCCCATCGACCCCAAGGACGTCGGCCGCACCTACGAGGCGGTCATCCGGGTCAACAGCCAGTCCGGCAAGGGCGGGGTCGCCTACGTCCTCAAGGCCGAGCACAAGCTGGACCTGCCGCGGCGGGCGCAGATCGAGTTCAGCCGGGTCATCCAGGAGCGCACCGACTCCGCGGGCGGCGAGGTCACGCCGGAGGAGATCTGGGCGGTCTTCCGCGCCGAGTACCTCGACCGCGAGGCCCCGCTGCGGCTCAACTCCGTCCACACCTCGAGCGCTGCCGGCGAGCAGGACCAGCTGACCGTCGGCGTCTACGTCGACGGCGAGCGCCACGAGCTGCACGGCCTCGGCAACGGCCCCATCGCGGCGTTCGTCGACGCCATCGCGCAGGTCGGCCACGACGTGCGGGTGCTCGACTACGCCGAGCACGCCCTCAGCTCGGGAGGCGACGCGACGGCTGCGGCCTACGTCGAGTGCGCGGTGGGCGACAAGGTCGTGTGGGGTGTCGGGCTCGACGCCAACATCGTCACGGCGTCCCTCAAGGCGGTCGTCAGCGCGGTCAACCGCGCCTGA
- a CDS encoding GNAT family N-acetyltransferase, translating to MVDIKRAEQGDWELVRDIRLRALAESPDAFSVLHAQALAHPDELWRERLRGPNPTVVAVHDERAVAMGGGFAPPDDPRTAMVWGMWTDPAFRGQALGRRILGDVVAWAHAAGRTPYLHVTEGNDGARALYVSCGFEPTGVWEPLREGSGLQVEEMVLRRG from the coding sequence GTGGTCGACATCAAGCGGGCGGAGCAAGGCGACTGGGAGCTCGTGCGCGACATCCGGCTCCGGGCGCTCGCCGAGAGCCCGGACGCGTTCAGCGTGCTGCACGCCCAGGCCCTGGCCCACCCCGACGAGCTCTGGCGCGAGCGGCTGCGCGGCCCGAATCCCACGGTGGTGGCGGTCCACGACGAGCGGGCGGTCGCGATGGGAGGCGGGTTCGCCCCACCTGACGACCCGCGCACCGCGATGGTGTGGGGCATGTGGACCGATCCGGCCTTCCGCGGGCAGGCCCTGGGGCGCCGGATCCTCGGGGACGTGGTCGCGTGGGCGCACGCCGCCGGGCGCACGCCGTACCTCCACGTGACGGAGGGCAACGACGGCGCCCGGGCGCTCTACGTCTCCTGCGGCTTCGAACCCACCGGAGTGTGGGAGCCGCTGCGCGAGGGCTCGGGCCTGCAGGTCGAGGAGATGGTCCTCAGGCGCGGTTGA
- a CDS encoding alpha/beta fold hydrolase: MLVSERIGQFFVESEAGRDRLEYTEYGSGDQWVVLVHGLLMPRRMQQPLARAMAARGLHVVTLDLLGHGRSDQPADPLVYSMTAFAEQVVALLDHLGAERAVLGGTSLGANVALEVAVIAPERVKGMVVEMPVLNNALVAGIVAFVPLMFAARYAPFTVNTVQRLARAVPRGIVPFWAGIGLDTVDHRADSLAAVLHGVIFGRIAPSSSQRRRIQAPALVVGHPVDPIHPFVDADMLAAELPDVRIERASSILEWRIRPERLTDAAVEFALECWAGPNREVRRRRR; the protein is encoded by the coding sequence ATGCTGGTGAGCGAACGGATCGGGCAGTTCTTCGTCGAGTCCGAGGCCGGGCGTGACCGTCTGGAGTACACCGAGTACGGCTCGGGCGACCAGTGGGTGGTGCTGGTCCACGGCCTGCTCATGCCGCGCCGGATGCAGCAGCCGCTGGCCCGGGCGATGGCCGCCCGTGGACTGCACGTCGTCACCCTGGACCTGCTCGGCCACGGTCGCTCCGACCAGCCCGCCGACCCGCTCGTCTACTCGATGACCGCCTTCGCCGAGCAGGTGGTGGCACTGCTCGACCACCTCGGCGCCGAGCGTGCGGTGCTGGGAGGCACCTCGCTGGGAGCCAACGTCGCCCTGGAGGTCGCGGTGATCGCCCCCGAGCGGGTCAAGGGCATGGTCGTGGAGATGCCCGTGCTCAACAACGCGCTCGTGGCGGGCATCGTCGCCTTCGTCCCGCTCATGTTCGCCGCCCGCTACGCACCCTTCACCGTCAACACGGTGCAGAGGCTCGCACGTGCTGTCCCGCGAGGGATCGTGCCCTTCTGGGCGGGCATCGGCCTCGACACCGTCGACCACCGGGCAGACAGCCTGGCTGCCGTCCTCCACGGCGTCATCTTCGGCCGGATCGCCCCCTCCTCGAGCCAACGTCGGCGCATCCAGGCGCCTGCACTCGTGGTGGGGCACCCGGTCGACCCGATCCACCCGTTCGTCGACGCCGACATGCTCGCCGCCGAGCTGCCCGACGTCCGCATCGAGCGGGCCAGCAGCATCCTGGAGTGGAGGATCCGCCCCGAGCGGCTCACCGACGCCGCGGTGGAGTTCGCGCTCGAGTGCTGGGCAGGTCCGAACCGGGAAGTCCGCCGACGCAGGCGCTAG
- a CDS encoding FlgD immunoglobulin-like domain containing protein, whose product MLRISAGGRLAPMILATLLALGCSTVADVASSASTGDTDPEFLDAVDSSFSPNGDGVKDHARLRYRLPTSSEVRIRVTLHLGVRRPVFTASLGRRSAGVHTWTWDGTAPGGRRVREGAYRVELLTSAGADEMYVAVARRFRARVIPYGYTGLRSETLAIYPRSRTVEDSLELLGIPGGWWATAVPLS is encoded by the coding sequence ATGCTGCGCATCTCGGCCGGGGGGCGACTCGCTCCCATGATCCTGGCAACTCTGCTCGCCCTGGGATGCTCCACGGTCGCGGACGTCGCCTCCTCCGCCTCGACGGGAGACACTGATCCCGAGTTCCTCGACGCTGTGGACTCGTCGTTCTCTCCCAATGGGGACGGGGTGAAGGACCACGCCCGGTTGCGCTACCGGCTGCCGACGAGCTCGGAGGTACGGATTCGCGTCACTCTCCATCTGGGAGTGCGCCGGCCGGTCTTCACCGCTTCCCTGGGTCGCAGGAGCGCAGGTGTCCACACGTGGACGTGGGACGGCACTGCCCCTGGCGGACGCAGGGTCAGAGAAGGCGCGTACAGGGTAGAGCTGTTGACCTCGGCCGGTGCGGACGAGATGTACGTCGCCGTGGCCCGCAGGTTCCGGGCTCGGGTGATTCCCTACGGATACACAGGTCTCCGCAGCGAGACCCTTGCGATCTATCCGCGATCGCGGACAGTGGAGGACAGCCTCGAGCTCCTGGGGATCCCAGGGGGGTGGTGGGCAACCGCCGTGCCTCTCTCGTGA
- the recO gene encoding DNA repair protein RecO — translation MPLYRDEAVVLRTHKLGEADRIITLLTRQHGRVRAVAKGVRRTTSRWGSRLEPFTHVDLQLAEGRSLDTVTQAETIDPFHGRLGLDYERYTAGTVMLETAERLVTEEKQPSVQQFLLLVGGLRALAGGEHGAGQVLDSYLLRSLAVAGYAPSFDHCVSCGDEGPHRFFNPSAGGVLCTMCKLPGSATPAEGTIRALAALLSGEWQVVHASDPRHLREASTLVAAYLAWHVERGLRSMAYLER, via the coding sequence GTGCCCCTCTATCGCGACGAGGCGGTCGTGCTGCGCACCCACAAGCTGGGTGAGGCCGACCGCATCATCACCTTGCTGACGCGTCAGCACGGTCGAGTGCGCGCGGTGGCCAAGGGCGTGCGCCGCACCACCTCGCGGTGGGGCTCTCGGCTCGAGCCGTTCACCCACGTCGACCTGCAGCTCGCCGAGGGCCGCAGTCTCGACACCGTCACCCAGGCGGAGACGATCGACCCCTTCCACGGACGCCTGGGGCTCGACTACGAGCGCTACACCGCGGGCACGGTGATGCTCGAGACGGCCGAGCGCCTCGTCACCGAGGAGAAGCAGCCGAGCGTCCAGCAGTTCCTGCTCCTGGTGGGGGGCCTGAGAGCCCTGGCAGGCGGCGAGCACGGCGCGGGACAGGTCCTCGACTCCTACCTCCTGCGGTCCCTCGCGGTCGCGGGCTACGCCCCGTCGTTCGACCACTGCGTCTCCTGTGGTGACGAGGGCCCCCACCGGTTCTTCAACCCCTCCGCGGGGGGAGTCCTGTGCACCATGTGCAAGCTGCCGGGATCGGCGACGCCGGCCGAGGGGACGATCCGTGCGCTGGCTGCCCTGCTGTCGGGGGAGTGGCAGGTCGTCCACGCGAGCGATCCACGGCACCTGCGCGAGGCGAGCACCCTGGTCGCTGCCTACCTCGCCTGGCACGTCGAGCGCGGCCTGCGCTCGATGGCCTACCTCGAGCGTTGA
- a CDS encoding isoprenyl transferase, producing the protein MKRQVRPPSPHPSGARPPAIPAELLPEHVAIVMDGNGRWAKDRGLPRTKGHEAGEFSLFDIVEGAIEVGVKAISAYAFSTENWSRSPDEVRFLMGFNRDVVRRRRDEMHDMGVRVRWAGRAPRLWKSVIKELKDAEELTKHNDVMTLTMCVNYGGRSEIADAARAVAQDVAAGRIKPDKVDEKVFARYLYVPELPDADLIWRTSGEQRLSNFMLWQAAYSEFAYTDKLWPDVDRRDLWAAIETYARRDRRYGGALPNPT; encoded by the coding sequence GTGAAGCGCCAGGTCCGCCCGCCCAGCCCGCACCCGAGCGGCGCACGTCCGCCCGCCATTCCGGCGGAGCTGCTGCCCGAGCACGTCGCGATCGTGATGGACGGCAACGGCCGCTGGGCCAAGGACCGCGGCCTGCCTCGCACCAAGGGCCACGAGGCCGGGGAGTTCTCCCTCTTCGACATCGTCGAGGGAGCCATCGAGGTCGGCGTCAAGGCGATCTCCGCCTACGCGTTCTCCACCGAGAACTGGTCCCGCTCGCCCGACGAGGTCCGCTTCCTGATGGGCTTCAACCGCGACGTCGTACGACGCCGACGCGACGAGATGCACGACATGGGCGTCCGAGTGCGATGGGCAGGTCGGGCACCACGATTGTGGAAGTCCGTCATCAAGGAGCTCAAGGACGCCGAGGAGCTCACCAAGCACAACGACGTCATGACCCTGACGATGTGCGTCAACTACGGCGGGAGGTCCGAGATCGCGGACGCAGCCCGCGCCGTCGCCCAGGACGTCGCGGCCGGGCGCATCAAGCCGGACAAGGTCGACGAGAAGGTGTTCGCGCGCTACCTCTACGTCCCCGAGCTGCCCGACGCCGACCTCATCTGGCGGACCAGCGGCGAGCAGCGCCTCTCCAACTTCATGCTCTGGCAGGCGGCCTACAGCGAGTTCGCCTACACCGACAAGCTCTGGCCCGACGTCGACCGTCGCGACCTCTGGGCGGCGATCGAGACCTACGCACGACGTGACCGCCGCTATGGCGGAGCGCTGCCCAACCCCACCTGA
- a CDS encoding ABC transporter ATP-binding protein has translation METEASRVVARVRGLRMAYAGTDVLTGVDLDIRAGEVLCLLGPNGAGKTTTIEILEGFRMRSAGEVTVLGQDPAHADEDWRARTGVVLQSWRDHPRWSPRRLLDQLGGYYAPYSTPERPRPYGTDDLLATVGLTELADRKLATLSGGQRRRLDVAVGIIGRPELLFLDEPTAGFDPQARREFHHLVRRLAESEGTTILLTTHDLDEAEKLADRVLILAGGRIVADDTVDGLARRVAGDAEVRWSMGGERFVESVADATSFVRGLFERHGEGVADLEVRRASLEDAYLALVQQHESGRADSAARLFRDATQSEVDA, from the coding sequence ATGGAGACGGAAGCATCGAGAGTCGTGGCGCGGGTGCGCGGCTTGAGGATGGCCTACGCCGGCACCGATGTCCTGACTGGAGTCGACCTCGACATCCGTGCGGGCGAGGTGCTGTGCCTGCTCGGGCCCAACGGTGCCGGCAAGACCACCACCATCGAGATCCTCGAGGGCTTCCGCATGCGCTCCGCGGGGGAGGTCACCGTCCTGGGCCAGGACCCTGCCCACGCCGACGAGGACTGGCGAGCGCGCACGGGCGTCGTGCTGCAGTCCTGGCGTGACCATCCACGCTGGTCGCCCCGACGCCTCCTGGACCAGCTCGGCGGCTACTACGCGCCCTACTCCACGCCCGAGCGTCCACGCCCCTACGGCACCGACGACCTCCTCGCCACGGTGGGCCTGACCGAGCTCGCCGACCGCAAGCTCGCGACGCTGTCAGGTGGCCAGCGGCGCCGGCTGGACGTCGCTGTCGGGATCATCGGACGTCCCGAGCTCCTGTTCCTCGACGAGCCCACCGCGGGATTCGACCCCCAGGCGCGACGCGAGTTCCACCACCTGGTCCGCCGCCTGGCGGAGAGTGAGGGCACCACGATCCTGCTGACCACCCATGACCTCGACGAGGCAGAGAAGCTCGCCGACCGGGTCCTCATCCTGGCCGGAGGCCGGATCGTTGCCGACGACACGGTCGACGGCCTGGCCCGTCGCGTGGCGGGTGATGCCGAGGTGAGGTGGAGCATGGGCGGCGAGCGCTTCGTCGAGTCGGTGGCAGACGCCACGAGCTTCGTCAGGGGCCTCTTCGAGCGGCACGGTGAAGGAGTGGCCGACCTCGAGGTACGACGCGCCAGCCTCGAGGACGCCTACCTCGCGCTCGTCCAGCAGCACGAGTCCGGCCGGGCCGACAGCGCCGCACGGTTGTTCCGGGACGCCACCCAGTCGGAGGTCGACGCATGA
- a CDS encoding ABC transporter permease: MSFPAHAVRLGLRRGCAEFLQSLRSTQDQGFYLFTGLLVLGYLFLRRNTEVEGTDLLLPSVALPSILGALITFGVVIGPAYALAMEKEDGTLLRHKAVPHGLVGYFTSQLFFQSASLVPQLLVILVPAFFLFDNLMAEPSGWFTVLWVLVLGLLAAMPIGIVIGALVPGTQKVGTGHAPRDGPRRDLRDLLPAAAAVGVGAGRRAGLPDVLDRAGHALGLPSRAGRRARGR, translated from the coding sequence ATGAGCTTCCCGGCACACGCTGTCCGCCTGGGTCTCCGTCGCGGATGCGCGGAGTTCCTGCAGAGCCTCAGGAGCACCCAGGACCAGGGCTTCTACCTGTTCACGGGACTGCTCGTGCTCGGATACCTCTTCCTGCGTCGGAACACCGAGGTCGAGGGCACCGACCTCCTCCTTCCCTCGGTCGCGCTGCCCAGCATCCTCGGCGCGCTGATCACGTTCGGAGTGGTCATCGGACCCGCCTACGCCCTGGCCATGGAGAAGGAGGACGGCACCTTGCTGCGGCACAAGGCCGTCCCCCATGGGCTGGTGGGCTACTTCACCAGCCAGCTCTTCTTCCAGTCGGCCAGCCTGGTGCCCCAGCTGCTGGTCATCCTCGTGCCGGCCTTCTTCCTCTTCGACAACCTGATGGCGGAGCCGTCCGGCTGGTTCACGGTGCTGTGGGTCCTCGTGCTCGGGCTCCTGGCCGCCATGCCGATCGGCATCGTCATCGGTGCGCTCGTGCCGGGCACCCAGAAGGTGGGCACGGGGCATGCTCCCCGTGATGGTCCTCGCAGGGATCTCCGGGATCTTCTACCCGCTGCAGCAGCTGTGGGGGTGGGTGCAGGTCGTCGCGCAGGTCTTCCCGATGTACTGGATCGGGCTGGGCATGCGCTCGGCCTTCCTTCCCGAGCAGGCCGCCGCGCTCGAGGTCGGTGA
- a CDS encoding Fur family transcriptional regulator, with the protein MTSTDHAGASLGGARATPQRQAVVAALTGFDDFRSAQEIHDRIARGGGSVGLATVYRTLQRLAEAGAVDMLRSEDGEAIYRRCSDTHHHHLVCRQCGATVEVEGPAVERWTTAIADEHGYGDISHTLEIFGTCPSCR; encoded by the coding sequence ATGACGAGCACTGACCACGCCGGCGCCTCACTCGGGGGCGCCCGGGCGACTCCGCAGCGGCAGGCCGTGGTGGCGGCGCTGACCGGCTTCGACGACTTCCGCAGCGCCCAGGAGATCCACGACCGGATCGCACGTGGCGGAGGATCGGTCGGCCTGGCCACCGTCTACCGCACCCTGCAGCGCCTGGCCGAGGCCGGCGCCGTCGACATGCTCCGGAGCGAGGACGGCGAGGCGATCTACCGACGCTGCTCCGACACCCATCACCACCACCTCGTCTGTCGCCAGTGCGGGGCGACCGTCGAGGTCGAGGGTCCTGCCGTGGAGAGGTGGACCACGGCGATCGCCGACGAGCACGGCTACGGCGACATCAGCCACACGCTGGAGATCTTCGGCACGTGCCCGTCGTGTCGCTGA
- a CDS encoding metal ABC transporter ATP-binding protein, whose translation MLNVTGHPVVEARGVTVAIGGRPVLRGNDLTVREGEFVALLGANGSGKSTLVRALTGLRPLTQGSVHLFGVALADFRDRARIGFVPQRASAAGGVPASVREVVASGRLSRRGLLRLPGRADRRAIDEALAVVGLTDRAGDGISTLSGGQQQRALIARALAGEPDLLFLDEPTAGVDLPNQRALAGSLEVLSERGATVVLVAHELGPMARLVDRAVVMRDGRIEYDGPPISEDAVHGHHHPSPARHDHVPHVGSPFDSLEGGR comes from the coding sequence ATGCTGAACGTCACCGGACACCCGGTCGTCGAGGCACGTGGAGTGACAGTGGCCATCGGCGGCCGGCCCGTGCTCCGCGGCAACGACCTGACCGTCCGGGAGGGCGAGTTCGTCGCCCTCCTCGGCGCCAACGGCTCGGGGAAGTCGACTCTCGTGCGCGCCCTGACCGGGCTTCGGCCCCTGACACAGGGCTCGGTGCACCTGTTCGGTGTCGCGCTCGCGGACTTCCGCGACCGTGCCCGCATCGGCTTCGTGCCCCAACGTGCCAGTGCAGCGGGTGGGGTGCCGGCCAGCGTGCGGGAGGTGGTGGCCTCGGGGCGACTGTCCCGGAGAGGACTGCTGCGACTCCCGGGTCGCGCCGACCGCCGGGCGATCGACGAAGCGCTCGCCGTGGTCGGTCTCACCGACCGCGCAGGTGACGGCATCTCCACGCTGTCCGGCGGGCAGCAGCAGCGGGCCCTGATCGCCCGCGCCCTCGCCGGCGAGCCGGACCTGCTCTTCCTCGACGAGCCGACGGCGGGCGTCGACCTGCCCAACCAGCGGGCACTGGCCGGTTCGCTGGAGGTCCTCTCGGAGCGGGGCGCCACTGTCGTGCTCGTGGCGCACGAGCTGGGTCCGATGGCCCGGCTCGTCGATCGTGCGGTGGTGATGCGCGACGGCCGGATCGAGTACGACGGCCCTCCCATCTCGGAGGACGCCGTGCACGGGCACCACCACCCGAGTCCCGCCCGGCACGACCACGTGCCGCACGTGGGTTCGCCGTTCGACTCCTTGGAGGGCGGCCGGTGA
- a CDS encoding metal ABC transporter substrate-binding protein — translation MSLATRPLSVLSALVAAVLLAGCGATDTDAGSGRQAVASFYPLAWVSERVAGDEWEVTNLTQPGSEPHDLGLDISRTALIEEAAVVVFERGFQPAVDEAVDNVAGGIEVDAAEAVELIPAGEGHDHGEPGHEGEEGQEDGDGHEAEEGHGDLDPHFWLDPLLMADLADVVAEALAEADPEGAETYTDNAAALRTELEQLDTAYSEGLAACERDTVVVSHDAFGYLERYGLHFEGIAGLTPDAEPTPAVLAHLQELIAGEGITTVFSERLASPAMAEALARDAGVQTAVLDPIEGPDGSDDADEYVALMEQNLAALREANGC, via the coding sequence ATGTCGCTCGCCACTCGTCCGCTCTCCGTCCTCAGCGCGCTCGTCGCAGCCGTCCTCCTTGCCGGCTGCGGAGCGACGGACACCGACGCCGGGAGTGGTCGCCAGGCCGTCGCGTCGTTCTACCCGCTGGCGTGGGTGAGCGAGCGGGTGGCGGGCGACGAGTGGGAGGTCACCAACCTCACCCAGCCCGGCAGCGAGCCCCACGACCTCGGCCTGGACATCTCCCGCACGGCACTCATCGAGGAGGCCGCCGTCGTCGTCTTCGAGCGCGGCTTTCAGCCCGCTGTCGACGAGGCGGTCGACAACGTCGCCGGTGGGATCGAGGTCGACGCAGCCGAGGCGGTCGAGCTGATCCCGGCCGGCGAGGGACACGACCACGGGGAACCGGGGCACGAGGGCGAAGAAGGCCAGGAGGACGGGGACGGCCACGAGGCGGAGGAGGGCCACGGAGACCTGGACCCGCACTTCTGGCTCGACCCCCTGCTCATGGCCGACCTCGCGGACGTCGTCGCCGAGGCACTCGCGGAGGCGGACCCCGAGGGTGCCGAGACCTACACCGACAACGCTGCCGCCCTGAGGACCGAGCTCGAGCAGCTCGACACCGCCTACTCCGAGGGGCTGGCGGCGTGCGAGCGAGACACGGTGGTCGTCAGCCACGACGCCTTCGGCTACCTCGAGCGCTACGGTCTGCACTTCGAGGGCATCGCCGGCCTGACCCCGGACGCGGAGCCGACCCCGGCAGTGCTGGCACACCTGCAGGAGCTCATCGCCGGTGAGGGGATCACCACGGTGTTCTCCGAGCGGCTCGCCTCCCCCGCCATGGCCGAGGCACTGGCCAGGGACGCGGGGGTCCAGACGGCGGTGCTGGACCCGATCGAAGGACCCGACGGCAGCGACGACGCGGACGAGTACGTTGCACTCATGGAGCAGAACCTCGCGGCGCTGAGGGAAGCCAACGGATGCTGA